In Paenibacillus kyungheensis, the following are encoded in one genomic region:
- a CDS encoding Cof-type HAD-IIB family hydrolase has product MTENTHRKIVFIDIDGTLVDDDGHIPLSAKQACQQARNNGHLLYLCTGRSKAEIYDSIWEIGFDGLIGAGGGYVEFGEDILYHKKVTEEDVRHMVDFFNQHQIDFYLESNSALYASSQLEAHLERRIYGDLENDPLAQQKKALTPHPFITGLTYGEANLYKDDVNKVCFLESSTIPFEQIKQEFEGKFHVMQCTVPIFGEGSGELIIPGIHKALAIADLLEHLGMSREDIIAIGDGMNDAEMLEYCKTGIAMGNAKPALQAIADHITTTVEEDGLFLSFQKYELIG; this is encoded by the coding sequence ATGACAGAAAACACTCACCGAAAAATAGTCTTTATTGATATAGATGGCACACTGGTAGACGATGATGGACATATCCCCTTGTCTGCAAAACAAGCTTGTCAGCAAGCACGTAACAACGGACACTTACTCTATCTATGTACAGGTCGCTCCAAAGCTGAGATTTACGATAGTATCTGGGAGATTGGATTCGATGGACTGATTGGAGCAGGTGGAGGTTATGTCGAGTTTGGAGAAGATATTTTATACCACAAAAAAGTAACAGAAGAAGATGTACGCCATATGGTGGACTTTTTTAACCAGCATCAGATCGATTTTTATCTGGAATCCAATTCAGCTCTCTATGCGAGTAGCCAGCTTGAAGCTCATTTGGAACGACGCATCTATGGAGATCTAGAGAATGATCCACTTGCACAGCAAAAGAAAGCATTAACCCCTCATCCTTTTATCACAGGATTAACGTATGGCGAAGCTAATCTGTACAAAGATGATGTAAATAAAGTCTGTTTTCTAGAAAGTTCGACTATTCCTTTTGAACAGATCAAGCAAGAATTTGAAGGGAAGTTTCATGTGATGCAATGTACTGTCCCTATATTTGGCGAAGGCAGTGGAGAGTTAATTATCCCTGGAATACATAAAGCTCTAGCTATTGCAGATTTGCTTGAACATCTAGGAATGTCCCGAGAAGATATCATAGCTATCGGTGATGGAATGAATGATGCGGAGATGCTAGAGTACTGCAAGACCGGAATAGCGATGGGAAATGCCAAACCAGCTCTGCAAGCGATAGCAGATCATATTACAACGACGGTAGAAGAAGATGGTCTGTTTCTAAGTTTTCAAAAGTACGAGTTGATTGGATAA